The Bacteroidales bacterium genome contains a region encoding:
- a CDS encoding T9SS type A sorting domain-containing protein: MKKIIFIITIVFFSGILSAQNWQEIITLASSDGVSNDDFGYCVSISGDYAIVGAHNEDEDINGENYLLNAGSAYIFFNNEGVWEEIQKIVASDRGQEDNFGKAVSISGDYAVVGAFREDEDITGGNTLTSAGSAYIYYNNAGTWEEAQKITASDREAANYFGRNVSMCENYIIIGAYENTTDATGGNSISKAGASYIFYNNTGTWEEMQKIVASDRAFEDRFGASVAISDNYAVVGAYYEDEDETGNNTLNDAGSAYIFYNNAGTWEETQKIVASDRANQDYFCSDVAVYGDYVIVGAWYEDEDESGGNTMENSGSAYVFFNNEGVWEETQKLTASDRNIQDVFGLSVSVSGDYAIINSYNDDEDANGENFLDCAGSAYIYYNNAGTWEEIQKIVASDRAEGDLFSRTVAIDGNRIISGAYGKNTFTGKIYFYEQEPTLIKTLSQNDFFIYPNPTTGVFNLKAFESSRNIGTGSLSIKITNISGQIIKQFTTNNRQMSIDLSEQTKGIYFIKIQTDNQIYTNKLIVK, from the coding sequence ATGAAAAAAATTATATTTATTATCACAATAGTATTCTTTTCAGGAATATTATCAGCACAAAATTGGCAGGAAATTATAACATTAGCTTCTTCTGACGGAGTTAGTAATGATGATTTCGGCTATTGTGTTTCTATATCAGGAGACTATGCAATAGTTGGTGCTCACAATGAAGATGAAGATATAAACGGCGAAAATTATTTACTTAATGCAGGTTCGGCTTATATATTTTTTAATAATGAAGGAGTTTGGGAAGAAATACAAAAAATTGTTGCATCTGACAGAGGACAAGAAGATAATTTCGGCAAAGCGGTCTCTATATCAGGCGATTATGCTGTTGTAGGGGCTTTCAGAGAAGATGAAGATATTACCGGCGGAAATACTTTAACAAGTGCAGGTTCGGCTTATATTTATTACAATAACGCCGGAACATGGGAAGAGGCACAAAAAATTACAGCTTCCGACAGAGAAGCTGCAAATTATTTTGGCAGAAATGTTTCAATGTGCGAAAATTATATAATTATCGGAGCTTATGAAAACACCACAGATGCTACAGGAGGAAATTCAATATCCAAAGCCGGTGCATCTTACATATTTTATAACAATACCGGAACTTGGGAAGAAATGCAAAAAATTGTTGCATCAGACAGAGCTTTTGAAGACCGATTTGGTGCATCTGTTGCAATATCAGATAATTATGCAGTAGTTGGTGCTTATTATGAAGACGAAGACGAAACCGGAAATAATACATTGAATGATGCAGGTTCGGCTTATATTTTTTACAATAATGCCGGAACTTGGGAAGAAACACAAAAAATTGTTGCATCTGACAGAGCAAACCAAGATTATTTCTGTAGTGATGTTGCAGTTTACGGAGATTACGTAATAGTCGGGGCATGGTACGAAGATGAGGATGAATCAGGTGGGAATACTATGGAAAACTCAGGTTCGGCTTATGTTTTTTTTAATAACGAAGGAGTTTGGGAAGAAACACAAAAATTAACTGCTTCTGACAGAAATATTCAAGATGTATTCGGACTGTCTGTATCTGTATCCGGAGATTATGCAATAATAAATTCTTATAATGATGATGAAGATGCAAACGGAGAGAATTTTTTAGATTGTGCAGGTTCTGCATATATTTATTATAATAATGCCGGAACATGGGAAGAAATACAAAAAATTGTTGCATCAGACAGAGCAGAAGGAGACCTTTTCAGTCGAACAGTTGCAATAGACGGAAACAGAATAATTTCCGGTGCCTACGGAAAAAATACTTTTACCGGTAAAATTTACTTTTACGAACAAGAACCTACACTTATAAAAACTCTGTCTCAAAACGATTTTTTTATTTATCCTAATCCAACAACCGGTGTTTTTAACCTTAAAGCATTTGAAAGCTCACGAAATATCGGGACAGGCTCTTTAAGCATTAAAATCACAAATATCAGCGGACAAATTATTAAACAATTTACAACAAACAACAGGCAAATGTCAATTGATTTAAGCGAACAAACAAAAGGGATTTATTTTATTAAAATTCAAACTGATAATCAAATTTATACAAACAAGCTTATTGTAAAATAG
- a CDS encoding SUMF1/EgtB/PvdO family nonheme iron enzyme encodes MNLSESKNKKIAIILLLLLQINLCISVTYSQNPEPIFIEAGNFDMGYNYDESGTWWYPTEIPVHTVYISAFYIDKYEIFKIQWDSVYLWAVDNGYSFDNPGEAQALNHPVYNINWYDVVKWCNARSEKEGLTPVYYTDLTQNTIYRNGQIDLEKNYVKWEENGYRLPTEAEREKAARGELVANHYPWPSSGGTYNDHIDGSKANYDGSGDPYETQIVQTTPVGYYDGNQIPAGTDMANGYGLYDMAGNVIEWVWDWYDDQWYSNPDATETDTKGPDDTGEGWKVLRGGSWHTGQVHGLRCALRLPNHTPDYIGSALGFRSVRRDVNNSIKIIQPEYNLNNYPNPFNRSTTIGCQLPVSGKIVLKIYNIFGQEIRTLVNENQPAGNYSVVWDGTTDTGKAVGSGIYFYRLKTGNVSSEIKKMLLIK; translated from the coding sequence ATGAATTTATCGGAATCAAAAAACAAAAAAATTGCAATTATTTTATTGTTATTGCTTCAAATAAACCTATGTATTTCCGTAACATATTCACAAAATCCGGAACCGATTTTTATTGAAGCCGGTAATTTTGATATGGGATATAATTATGATGAGTCGGGAACTTGGTGGTATCCTACAGAAATCCCGGTTCATACGGTTTACATAAGTGCTTTTTACATAGATAAATATGAAATTTTTAAAATTCAATGGGACAGTGTATATTTATGGGCTGTTGATAACGGATACAGCTTTGATAATCCGGGAGAAGCACAAGCTCTGAATCATCCTGTATATAATATTAATTGGTATGATGTTGTAAAATGGTGTAATGCAAGGTCTGAAAAGGAAGGATTAACACCTGTTTACTATACTGATTTGACACAAAACACAATATACAGAAACGGACAAATTGACCTTGAAAAGAACTATGTGAAATGGGAAGAAAACGGTTACCGATTACCGACTGAAGCGGAAAGGGAAAAAGCAGCCCGCGGAGAACTTGTTGCAAATCATTATCCATGGCCAAGTTCCGGCGGTACATATAATGATCATATTGACGGAAGCAAAGCTAATTATGACGGCAGCGGCGACCCTTATGAAACACAAATTGTTCAGACTACACCTGTCGGATATTATGACGGTAATCAAATACCTGCCGGAACAGATATGGCAAACGGATACGGCTTGTATGATATGGCAGGTAATGTTATAGAATGGGTATGGGATTGGTATGATGACCAATGGTACAGTAATCCGGATGCAACTGAAACTGATACAAAAGGACCTGATGATACAGGTGAAGGATGGAAAGTTTTAAGAGGAGGATCTTGGCATACAGGTCAGGTTCACGGACTTCGTTGCGCACTCCGACTTCCGAATCATACACCGGATTATATTGGTTCAGCATTGGGATTCAGAAGTGTAAGACGAGATGTAAATAATTCAATTAAAATTATTCAACCTGAATATAATTTAAATAATTATCCGAATCCCTTTAACCGGTCAACAACTATCGGCTGCCAATTACCGGTATCCGGTAAGATTGTATTGAAAATATATAATATTTTCGGGCAGGAAATACGAACATTGGTAAATGAAAACCAACCCGCAGGCAATTATTCCGTTGTTTGGGACGGAACTACTGACACCGGTAAAGCTGTCGGTTCCGGAATATATTTTTACCGCCTGAAAACAGGAAATGTTTCTTCAGAAATTAAAAAAATGTTACTTATAAAATAA
- a CDS encoding choice-of-anchor J domain-containing protein gives MKKNLQGFIVLIIMLLTTSGTFAQWKIDEGFEGGVIPADWTTHDENNDGFEWMAYEDAAKAHSGTWIAVVNVNYPYGHDWLITPQVSIETGDAFIFFARAWNGTENMKVRLSTGGNAIGDFTIILDDVTGIGEDYTEYSYDLSAYDGQNVYLAIEWTFNDYTLIVDDVKLGQALPGDAGMVSIEAPLNYQLVDSSSYPSGTIQNYGSSDISNFDIICKIYDASETEVYSATETHSGTLSPDETAAVTFATSWTPTELGFYNIVMYTDLIDDPYNNNDTLTSETEVVEHFGTGGPDGMGYCWIDSHETGGPVYNWTEISGTGASAVMHGVPTFAGDDNFSEPIDFGFDFPFYGIDRTFFHVDINGEILLTSDHFFYTPYPDDGWDTDGNFFNYSFPIPGNSYFPTLVAVFWDNLFAEEGTGDVYYQTFGSEPNRYCVVQWNNLRFDAGDPGTNTICFQVIFYETTGEIIMQYKNVANGQSGSVCPHDYGQSTTVGLQADNTDIGICYLRELVDGGQYIGMDPPGNMLSNELAIRFYPGEDTHAPDIVYEDELWNTFNNTPELSVTITDMHDIVNDTLYYNIGSGWVGITHSSFEEPNIYHYQFPEITNSTTVNYYFAATDNSANQNRGTLPADAPGEYYTFKILPTDDVEVLFATPGNKIGYNDYQNIEYPKYTAALDAAGVTYDIYNWAEYEEYDIPETYKIIFIYSNSATHDEKHDTLSLALIEFLEKGTNENPKNIFTASDNLANSTHALGYLVPLKKFFNAYIRGGFLVPETPPTCGGGNGIGGPDIWEYSNGSIIGLAESPIGTEDLEIPVYSDSPDNVFNKDCPDSYTDVTNPEIYSSYSFLFEDGPFSGNAYSKENPCALWLDNLIYKSFFISFDISQFTSDTDINNMITEALEWFGYETDIEENPISENEFVTVYPNPSNGVFNVQMLNNKSAYLSMQIFNIQGQIIWQKELSNSINYTENINISNFTKGIYFIKINTGKKIVTKKIIIQ, from the coding sequence ATGAAAAAAAATCTACAAGGATTTATTGTTTTAATAATAATGTTGCTTACAACTTCCGGGACTTTCGCTCAATGGAAAATTGACGAAGGTTTTGAAGGAGGTGTAATACCCGCAGATTGGACTACTCACGATGAAAATAATGACGGATTTGAATGGATGGCGTATGAAGATGCAGCAAAGGCACATTCAGGTACATGGATAGCCGTTGTTAACGTTAACTATCCTTACGGACATGACTGGTTAATAACACCGCAAGTTTCAATTGAAACCGGGGATGCCTTTATTTTTTTTGCGAGAGCTTGGAACGGGACAGAAAATATGAAAGTTCGGCTTTCAACAGGAGGCAATGCTATAGGTGATTTCACAATTATTTTAGATGATGTTACCGGAATTGGAGAAGATTATACCGAATATTCGTATGACTTGAGCGCTTATGACGGACAAAATGTTTATCTTGCAATTGAATGGACATTTAATGATTATACCTTAATCGTTGACGACGTAAAATTAGGACAAGCACTTCCGGGTGATGCCGGTATGGTTTCAATAGAAGCCCCTCTAAATTATCAATTGGTAGATTCAAGCAGTTACCCTTCCGGAACAATACAAAATTACGGAAGTTCAGATATCAGTAACTTTGATATTATCTGTAAAATTTATGATGCCTCTGAAACAGAAGTTTATTCAGCTACAGAAACTCATTCCGGAACTTTAAGTCCCGATGAAACAGCAGCAGTTACTTTTGCAACTTCTTGGACACCAACAGAACTCGGATTTTATAATATTGTTATGTACACCGATCTAATCGATGACCCATACAACAATAATGATACACTTACAAGTGAAACTGAAGTTGTAGAACATTTCGGTACAGGCGGACCCGACGGGATGGGTTACTGTTGGATTGACAGTCACGAAACAGGCGGACCTGTTTATAATTGGACAGAAATTAGCGGAACAGGTGCTTCTGCTGTTATGCACGGCGTTCCAACTTTTGCAGGAGATGATAATTTTTCTGAGCCTATTGATTTTGGATTTGATTTCCCTTTTTACGGTATAGACAGAACATTTTTTCATGTTGATATAAACGGTGAAATTTTACTGACATCAGACCATTTCTTTTACACACCATATCCTGATGACGGTTGGGATACTGACGGCAACTTTTTTAATTATTCATTCCCGATACCCGGAAATTCTTATTTTCCGACCCTTGTAGCTGTTTTTTGGGATAATTTATTTGCCGAAGAAGGAACAGGCGATGTTTATTATCAAACTTTTGGATCCGAACCAAACAGGTATTGTGTTGTTCAATGGAATAACCTTAGATTTGATGCAGGCGACCCCGGTACAAATACTATATGCTTTCAAGTTATTTTTTACGAAACTACCGGTGAAATTATAATGCAATATAAAAATGTAGCAAACGGGCAAAGCGGAAGCGTATGCCCTCACGACTACGGACAAAGCACTACTGTCGGATTACAAGCTGATAATACAGACATAGGGATTTGTTATCTCAGAGAACTTGTTGACGGCGGACAATATATTGGTATGGACCCTCCGGGCAATATGCTTTCAAACGAACTTGCAATAAGATTTTATCCGGGTGAAGATACACATGCTCCGGATATAGTTTATGAAGACGAACTCTGGAATACATTTAATAATACTCCTGAACTTTCTGTAACAATTACAGATATGCATGATATTGTAAATGATACACTTTATTATAATATCGGAAGCGGTTGGGTAGGTATTACACATTCAAGTTTTGAAGAACCAAATATTTATCATTATCAGTTCCCTGAAATTACGAACAGCACAACTGTAAATTATTATTTTGCTGCAACTGATAACTCTGCAAATCAAAACAGAGGAACTCTTCCGGCTGATGCACCCGGAGAATATTATACATTTAAAATTTTACCTACTGATGATGTTGAAGTTTTGTTTGCAACACCCGGAAATAAAATCGGTTACAATGATTATCAAAATATTGAATATCCGAAATATACAGCAGCATTAGATGCCGCCGGTGTAACTTATGATATTTATAATTGGGCAGAATATGAAGAATATGATATTCCGGAAACATACAAGATCATATTTATTTACAGTAATTCTGCCACACATGATGAAAAACATGATACACTTTCCTTAGCATTGATAGAATTTCTTGAAAAAGGAACCAATGAAAATCCTAAAAATATTTTTACGGCTTCTGATAATCTTGCCAATTCAACACATGCATTAGGATACCTTGTGCCTTTAAAAAAGTTTTTTAATGCTTATATACGCGGTGGATTTTTAGTACCTGAAACTCCCCCTACTTGCGGTGGCGGTAACGGAATTGGAGGTCCTGATATTTGGGAATATTCAAACGGAAGTATAATAGGATTGGCAGAGTCTCCAATCGGAACTGAAGACTTAGAAATACCTGTTTATTCTGACAGCCCTGATAATGTTTTTAACAAAGATTGCCCTGACTCATATACAGATGTTACTAATCCCGAAATTTATTCTTCGTATTCATTCCTTTTTGAAGACGGGCCTTTCAGCGGAAATGCTTATTCAAAAGAAAATCCTTGTGCTCTTTGGCTTGATAATTTAATTTATAAATCGTTCTTTATCAGTTTCGATATTTCCCAGTTTACAAGCGATACTGATATTAATAATATGATAACAGAAGCATTAGAATGGTTTGGTTATGAGACAGATATTGAAGAAAATCCAATCTCTGAAAACGAATTTGTTACTGTGTATCCAAATCCAAGTAACGGGGTATTTAATGTTCAAATGTTAAATAATAAATCAGCATATTTAAGCATGCAAATATTTAACATCCAAGGACAAATTATTTGGCAAAAAGAGTTATCAAATTCAATTAATTATACTGAAAATATTAATATCTCTAATTTTACAAAAGGTATTTACTTTATAAAAATAAATACAGGAAAAAAGATAGTAACTAAAAAAATAATTATTCAATAA
- a CDS encoding T9SS type A sorting domain-containing protein, protein MNTLKKLFTLLIAFVIVFSANAQPILDEGFETWPPTDWGFFQLGDPAGWIEGTSVVHTGSAAAYHNDDNVADACMDWMVTPALDIDNNGYFINFWEYQNYSAYYLLHKVSVLDGPDPSTATELEVLYSQPGTEDAWAEVNLSLAAYNGQIIYIGFYYEGDYNDEWSIDDVVVDCTPAPDHDIGVDVVKPTFVNSGDSYTPKVTLHNYGTNTESDFDVTITINDGTSDVYSSTSTVSTSFFSDEDMIVIMDDEWTTPGDDTYSVTAEVVLTGDENAANDILIDACVVAEGSIAYCWPQGGQSLVTQGPSYFYLQDPDGIYNLVEETSTSVYAGAMANHVWYAADYMDQTLISIDKETGVVTPIGDGDLGVYINGMAYDYSTDVMYGITGTSLYTVDLTTGVAVFVANCGIGGSTFGNLACNEAGELYSLNRDDASLYSINKTTGAAALIGALGIDIATQAQDMEFDVENDILYIASYEDDTPATSNLRTVDVSTGVASAPIGAFPKAQICGFAVPYSLPTDVLAYSFPEQTTPADIDYIAHTIDIEVFYGTDVTTLVADFTLVRTATAVVGAVTQVSGTTANDFTTPVTYTVTGDDASTEDWLVTVTIALNHETDFLTYSLPGQTDATINTVLETIHVDFPFGTDVSDLIATFTLSDGAGAMVGTYTQTSGVTANDFTGAVYYVVTAQNETNVGHWTISADIADNDSTDILSFDFEGFITTGNTVIDDVAHTVDVEVYDGTDLTALTAVFELSTGAIAFIGTTPQHSGNTVNTYTETVTYTIEAQDGTTQDWTVTVHPETSIEDLNANGISIYPNPSNGVFNVNVTETFNLEVIDITGKVVKTQVLDNNTNTVNIAKQGVYILKLSNNNTSVTHRIIVN, encoded by the coding sequence ATGAATACACTTAAGAAATTATTTACATTACTGATTGCGTTTGTAATTGTATTTTCTGCAAATGCACAACCAATTTTAGACGAGGGTTTTGAAACATGGCCACCTACGGATTGGGGCTTTTTCCAATTAGGAGACCCGGCAGGATGGATTGAAGGAACAAGTGTAGTCCATACTGGTTCAGCAGCTGCATATCATAATGATGATAATGTTGCAGATGCATGTATGGACTGGATGGTTACACCTGCTTTAGATATTGATAATAACGGTTATTTTATAAACTTTTGGGAATACCAAAACTATAGTGCTTATTATCTTTTACATAAAGTATCTGTTTTAGATGGTCCTGATCCTAGTACTGCTACTGAACTTGAAGTATTATACAGTCAGCCCGGCACAGAAGATGCATGGGCTGAGGTAAATTTATCTCTTGCTGCATATAACGGACAAATAATTTATATCGGTTTCTATTACGAAGGCGATTATAACGATGAATGGTCAATAGATGATGTTGTAGTTGATTGTACGCCGGCTCCGGATCACGATATCGGTGTAGATGTTGTAAAACCTACATTTGTTAATTCAGGTGATTCATATACTCCAAAAGTTACTCTACATAACTACGGAACCAATACAGAGAGTGATTTTGATGTTACAATTACTATTAATGACGGAACTTCCGATGTTTACAGCAGTACTTCTACTGTTAGTACATCATTTTTTAGTGATGAAGATATGATTGTAATTATGGACGATGAATGGACAACTCCCGGTGACGACACATATTCAGTTACTGCAGAAGTAGTACTTACAGGAGATGAAAATGCTGCTAATGATATATTAATTGATGCGTGTGTTGTAGCAGAAGGCAGTATTGCATATTGCTGGCCTCAAGGGGGTCAAAGTCTCGTTACTCAAGGTCCTTCTTATTTCTACTTACAAGACCCTGACGGTATTTATAATCTTGTTGAAGAAACATCTACATCTGTTTATGCAGGCGCAATGGCAAATCATGTCTGGTATGCAGCAGATTACATGGATCAAACTTTAATTAGTATTGATAAAGAAACAGGAGTTGTTACTCCAATAGGAGACGGAGACCTTGGAGTTTATATAAACGGAATGGCTTATGATTATTCCACAGATGTAATGTACGGAATTACGGGCACAAGTTTATATACTGTTGATCTTACAACAGGAGTAGCTGTATTCGTTGCTAATTGCGGTATTGGAGGTTCTACTTTTGGTAATCTTGCGTGTAACGAAGCAGGTGAACTTTATTCACTAAACAGAGATGATGCTTCTTTATATTCAATAAATAAAACAACAGGAGCAGCTGCACTTATCGGTGCACTCGGTATTGATATAGCAACTCAGGCACAAGATATGGAATTTGATGTTGAAAATGATATTCTGTATATTGCTTCTTATGAAGATGATACCCCTGCTACAAGTAACTTGCGTACTGTTGATGTTAGTACGGGTGTGGCATCTGCTCCGATTGGTGCATTTCCAAAAGCACAAATTTGCGGTTTTGCAGTTCCTTATTCATTGCCGACTGATGTCTTAGCTTATTCATTTCCGGAACAAACAACTCCTGCTGATATTGACTATATAGCTCATACTATTGATATTGAAGTTTTCTACGGTACAGATGTTACAACATTGGTTGCTGACTTTACTCTTGTTCGTACTGCTACTGCTGTTGTTGGTGCTGTTACGCAAGTTAGCGGAACAACTGCAAATGATTTCACAACCCCGGTTACTTATACCGTAACAGGTGATGATGCATCTACGGAAGACTGGTTAGTTACTGTTACAATTGCACTAAATCACGAAACTGATTTTTTAACATATTCTTTACCCGGACAAACAGATGCTACAATTAATACTGTGCTTGAAACTATTCATGTAGATTTCCCGTTCGGAACTGATGTTTCTGATTTAATTGCTACGTTTACCCTTTCTGACGGTGCCGGTGCTATGGTTGGTACTTATACGCAAACCAGCGGAGTTACTGCAAACGACTTTACAGGTGCTGTTTATTATGTTGTTACTGCTCAAAACGAAACAAATGTAGGACATTGGACTATTTCTGCAGATATTGCAGATAATGATTCAACTGATATTTTGTCTTTCGATTTTGAGGGATTTATAACAACAGGAAATACAGTCATTGATGATGTTGCACACACAGTTGATGTTGAAGTTTATGACGGTACGGATCTTACTGCATTAACTGCTGTATTTGAACTTTCTACCGGAGCGATTGCTTTTATCGGAACAACACCTCAACACAGCGGTAATACTGTTAACACTTATACAGAAACTGTTACTTATACTATTGAGGCACAAGATGGTACAACACAAGACTGGACAGTTACTGTTCATCCTGAAACAAGTATCGAAGATTTAAATGCAAACGGAATAAGCATTTATCCGAATCCTTCAAACGGAGTATTCAATGTAAATGTTACCGAAACTTTCAATCTCGAAGTAATTGACATTACAGGTAAAGTTGTTAAAACACAAGTTCTTGACAATAATACCAATACTGTTAATATTGCAAAACAAGGGGTTTATATTTTAAAACTCTCTAATAATAATACTTCTGTTACACACAGAATTATAGTTAATTAA